A window of Methanocorpusculum vombati genomic DNA:
TGAAAGTACTCGGGTATCAGTCGGCAGCGATGGGTTTTGGCATTCTGCTTCTGGAAACCTGCGGAGGGACGCTTGCAGAGATCTCCTGGAGGGAGCCGTTCCTGATTTATCTGGTTGCGTTTGTGATTATGATCGGTGTCATCTTCGCAGTAAAGGAGCCGGAAAGAGAGCCGCGGCGCTCGCTCCGCGATAATTCGGTGAAACTGAATATGAAAGCCCTGTTGCCGATTTATATTTCGATCTTTATCGGGATGGTGATTGCGTTCCTGATGCCGACGAAGCTTCCGTACCTGATTGCCCAGGTCGGCAGTGTGTCTCTGACGGGGACGGGGTTGCTGCTTGGTCTGATGGGATGCTGTTCGGCACTGGCAGGTATTTTCTACGGCAGGATTGCGGCACGGATGCTGCGGATGCAGGTGATGTTCCTGTGTTTCCTGGCAGTGGGTATCGGGTGCTGTATGCTGGGTTTTGCGACTTCGGTTGCGGCGATCGCACTTGCCGTGGTCTTTACCGGGTTCGGACAGGGCGCTCTGATTCCGACGATTGTGAACTGGATTTCGGATGAGGCACCGGTTCGTGCAATGGGAAAGGCAACGGGTATTTTTTCCATGGCGTTAAACCTCGGACAGTTTGCGTCTTCGCTTGCGGTGATTCCGATTCTTGTGATGGTAGGGTCCTACAGTAATCTGTTCCTCGCTGCCGGTGTGTTCGGTATGCTGGTTGCCTGTGCGTATGCGGTTGCCTGGAGACGGGAGAGACGGGCAGTAACACAGGTTGCCCGGTAATTTTTTTGGAGCGGGAAAAACGATCCAAACATCTCTATTTGTTCTTTTTTCTTCGCTGTCCCTATTCTCCGCAAATATTGGTGAGATGTCCGGGGTTCTCTGAAACTTCATAACCTCAGCCGTGAAATATGTATTTATGACCGATATTGTTTTTATTACCGATGTCCACGGCAAGTATGAGGTAATCCCCAAGATATTCGAGGAGGAGGAGCCTGATTATGTTCTGATCGGCGGAGACCTGACGGATTTCGGACCGCTTGACGGCGTGATTCCGGCACTTGAGGAGATTCCTGCTCCGACGTTTGTCGTCCCCGGTAACTGTGATCCAAAGGAGATAGTGCAGGTTATCGAGGCTTCGGATGCGATCTCTCTGCATAAGAAGAGTATTGATCTCGGCAACATTACGATAACGGGCCTTGGCGGATCGAATACGACTCCTTTCAATACATTGTTTGAGATGTCTGAAGAGGAGATTGCGGCCGCATTGTCGGAGGTTCTTGCAAGAACAAAGAAGAACCGGTGGAATCTTCTGGTGACGCATGCACCGCCGCAGGGTGCTCTGGACGGTATCGGGGAGGACGGGTCGGTGCATGTCGGTTCTGCGTCTGTTGCGGCGGTGGTCCGCGAGTTTGATATTGTCTGCTGCGGACATATTCATGAGCAGAAGGGCATCACAGAGTTTGAACGGCGGATCTGTGTGAATCCGGGACCGGCTTCGGCGGGGAATTATGCGGTGATTACGCTTTCCGATGAGGATGAGCCGGTGATCGAGCTGCGCAATATACTGGAGCTGGCTGAGGAGGAGTAAACTTCCCGTCCGATTTTTTTTACAAAAAAATTACTCTTCCGCCTTTTGTGCACGGGCATCAAGCAGGATTTCAAGATAGGATTTGGTAAGCCGCTCACCCGTAATACCCGCCATCTTCGCCACATTTTCAATAGCGGCAACGGCCTCCTCCTCAGTGAGGGAAAAATCAGCCTCGATCTCAGAGAACGTTCCAACCTCAGCAACATTGTCAAGCGTCACAATGGCTTTCTCGCACTGATAAATCTCGCGGTGTTTGACGACTTCAGCAGTCTTTCTGAAGTTCAGCCGCTCAAGAATAACAGCAAACTGCTCCCCGGAAGAGATATCAACGATGACCTCCTCACGGGCTTTG
This region includes:
- a CDS encoding MFS transporter, translating into MKNTFVPTKWTLVFLLFAAMLTLMGGAAVAPALPLISEVFSDAPEFLISMIITLPSLAVACTGYVIGVACDKFGRRPVLLASLAIFAVAGSAGFYLDSLWAILLSRVILGVGIAGLTTATTALITEYYTGASRVKVLGYQSAAMGFGILLLETCGGTLAEISWREPFLIYLVAFVIMIGVIFAVKEPEREPRRSLRDNSVKLNMKALLPIYISIFIGMVIAFLMPTKLPYLIAQVGSVSLTGTGLLLGLMGCCSALAGIFYGRIAARMLRMQVMFLCFLAVGIGCCMLGFATSVAAIALAVVFTGFGQGALIPTIVNWISDEAPVRAMGKATGIFSMALNLGQFASSLAVIPILVMVGSYSNLFLAAGVFGMLVACAYAVAWRRERRAVTQVAR
- a CDS encoding metallophosphoesterase family protein, with the translated sequence MTDIVFITDVHGKYEVIPKIFEEEEPDYVLIGGDLTDFGPLDGVIPALEEIPAPTFVVPGNCDPKEIVQVIEASDAISLHKKSIDLGNITITGLGGSNTTPFNTLFEMSEEEIAAALSEVLARTKKNRWNLLVTHAPPQGALDGIGEDGSVHVGSASVAAVVREFDIVCCGHIHEQKGITEFERRICVNPGPASAGNYAVITLSDEDEPVIELRNILELAEEE
- the cyaB gene encoding class IV adenylate cyclase, whose amino-acid sequence is MALEIEIKVRVPALEPIRENLKKNGAALIAEQDEHDIYYNAPHKDFAVTDEALRVRYTGNQTCGNIMPPNVTYKGPKVGREGFKAREEVIVDISSGEQFAVILERLNFRKTAEVVKHREIYQCEKAIVTLDNVAEVGTFSEIEADFSLTEEEAVAAIENVAKMAGITGERLTKSYLEILLDARAQKAEE